The Tessaracoccus aquimaris sequence ACGCGAGGTAGTCGCGCACCGCGTCCCTGTCGACACTTTCCAACCAGTCGGGAAGGTCGGAGACGGCGCGGAAGCCCGACAGGGTGGCGCAGTCGAGGAGCCACTGCCTTTGCTCAGGCGTGAGCAGGTTCTGCCTGCGCTGGAAGTAGACGACGTCGGGGTCGAGCCCGATGAGGCCCCTCAGCCACAGCCGGTTCGTCGCGTTGACCAGCGCATTGCGCCCGAGCGCATCGGTCGGTTCCGTGACCACGAAGTGGCTCCACAGCGGTGCGACGTCCGGGCCGGTGCGGACGGCGTCCAGGATGCCAAGCGACGGGAAGATCGGCGCGCCCGACCCGAGCAGGAACACGTCCGGCCCGACGGCGTCGCGGATCGTCGCGATGGCCTGCCGGTAGGCGGCCTCGCGGTCGATGTCGACGCTTCGCCGGCCGGCCACCGCACCCGCGTTGATGAAGTCGAGCTTCAGGTATGTGAAGCCCCAGTCCTTGACGACTCGGCGCACCGTCTCGACGAGGTGGTCGCGGGCGTCGGCGCGGGTGAAGTCGAACGTGTAGTAGTGGCTTCCCCAGTTCTCCCCCGCGCGGACGAGGTCGCCGTTGCCGTCGCGCAGCAGCATCTCGGGGTGCCGCGCCACGATCTCGGACCCGGGCAGCGCGATGAACGGCGCGATCCAGAGGCCGGGGCGGAGGCCGGCCTGGGCGATCCCGTCCGCGGTGGCGCGCATGCCGCCCGGGAACTTCTCGTTGGGCTGCCAGTCGCCGACGATGCGCTCCCAGCCGTCGTCGATCTGCACGGTGTCGAAGCCGAGGCCGGGCAGTTCCGGGACGATGTCGTCGAGCAGCGCCTGGGAAACGCCCTCGTAGAGCGAGTACCAGGAGCACCAGACGGCACCGGGCTCGGCCGTCATCGCTCCGTATCTGTCGGCCAGCAGCGCCCTGTAGCGGGCGAGAACGTCCTGCTCTGCGCCGCGCAGCAGCACCCAGGTTCCGGGGCGGCCGGTCTCGGTCCATCCGGTCAGGACGTCCGTGTCCGCACGCAACCGGGGTGTCTCCCCCTCCATGCAGCCGAGGAGCACGCTGCCTGACTCGCCGGTGACGACCATCATCCACGAGGAATGGTGCCGGACGACGTCATGGTGGGCAGGGTCGTCGGCCGTCTGCAGTCGGTCGGCCCGCAGGACGCGCAGTGGTTCCTCGTCGATCCGGCGCCAGCCGGCCGGAGACCACGAGTTCTGACCGGTGCGGTAGACGTCGCCCTGCGCGATGCCGTGCAGCAGGGCGATCCTGGCGGCCTCGATCACCGACTCCTCGACGCCGGAGACGACCTCGGAGGGCCCGGCGACCACGCGGCCGTCGTGGTGAATGGGAAGTGGGTCGCGCACGGTGCTCCGATCAGTCACTCGACGCCCGACTGGCGCCTCCGAGGTTAGGAAACTACTTTTACAAACCTGGGTCAAGAATCGCTCACCGTTCGCCGCTACCGTGGGCCCATGGCGCCGCTGCTGTATCCCAAGGACCCCCAGTTCGAGACAGAATCGGAGCGGGCTGTGTGGACACGACTACGGGATACTCTGCGGCCCGATGACGCGCTGATCGCCAACTACCGCCTCACCGACGCGCGCAAGGACCACGAGGCCGACCTGATCGCCGTGCTTCCCGGCGTGGGGGTGATCGTCATCGAGGTCAAGGGCGCGGGCACCAAGTGCCGCGACGGGCAGTGGTAC is a genomic window containing:
- a CDS encoding glycoside hydrolase family 36 protein: MRDPLPIHHDGRVVAGPSEVVSGVEESVIEAARIALLHGIAQGDVYRTGQNSWSPAGWRRIDEEPLRVLRADRLQTADDPAHHDVVRHHSSWMMVVTGESGSVLLGCMEGETPRLRADTDVLTGWTETGRPGTWVLLRGAEQDVLARYRALLADRYGAMTAEPGAVWCSWYSLYEGVSQALLDDIVPELPGLGFDTVQIDDGWERIVGDWQPNEKFPGGMRATADGIAQAGLRPGLWIAPFIALPGSEIVARHPEMLLRDGNGDLVRAGENWGSHYYTFDFTRADARDHLVETVRRVVKDWGFTYLKLDFINAGAVAGRRSVDIDREAAYRQAIATIRDAVGPDVFLLGSGAPIFPSLGILDAVRTGPDVAPLWSHFVVTEPTDALGRNALVNATNRLWLRGLIGLDPDVVYFQRRQNLLTPEQRQWLLDCATLSGFRAVSDLPDWLESVDRDAVRDYLASRPNTRQLSRYRYAIDERIVDFSAAVDGLPGPYPL